The region TCTTATTGCTCGAATTACTTTTTTTGGTGGGGCTGTCGCTCTGGCGTGTCGACAAAATGGCCTTGCCGCCTAAGATTGATGAGATCAAACCTGCCCCTGTAGAAGAAAAGCATGTTGTGCAAATGCCTACCGACACCCCGACGCCGACGGCCACACCTACGGCGACATGGACACCCACTCCGTCACCCACACCCACGTGGACGCCTACCGCAACACCTACCGCGACAGCCACCCCGACGCCCACGCCCGAACCGACGGCAACTCCCGCGCCCACATCCACGCCGACGGTCGTGCCCATTCCGACAGCAACGCCAACCACGGAACCCACAGCAACGCCGACGGTCGTGCCCGTTCCGACAGCAACGCCAACCACCGAACCCACAGCAACGCCGGTGGTCGTGCCCGCTCCGACAGCAACGCCAATCACGGAACCGACAGCAATGCCGACGGCCGTGCCCGCTCCGACAGCAACGCCAATCACGGAACCGACAGCAACGCCGACGGTCGTGCCCGCTCCGACAGCAACGCCAACCATGGTGCCCACACCTACACCCATTCCCACACCACAGCCAACCGCGATTCCGACGTTTATCCCGACCCCGACGGCAGAGCCTGTTGTGCCTGATGACCAGCTGGAGGTGCAGCGCAAAATTGAGGAGCGAGTTGAGGCCTATGAAAATTTGGAAACACGTCTGGGGGTCAATGAAACGCCACTGGCTTTAATTGCCCGTCCGATGGTTTTAGAAGCGTTCCCTGATTTGATTCATGAAAATTACAAAGAGGCCGATATACAAGTGGAACGAGCACAGATTGTTGCACCCGATTATTTCTCGACCTATACGCTTCGGGCAAAAATTATGATGAAACAGCATCGGTATTCGGAGGCCGTGAATCAACTGGTGAAGCTCAAACGGATTGCAGGAGAGGGACCGTGGAGCAACTATGCCGATCGCCTGTTGGAGCGAGTTCAGGCACTGCAGTTTCGTCATGAAAAAAGACAGGGAAACACTACGGATACGCCTCAATGAAAAACGGATGGCGAGGCATCCTGCTTCTTTTCGTTTTGATTAGCATGCGATGCTATGCCCTTGCTCCTCATGAACTGCTTCTGATCGTCAATGAGAATGATTCCAGTTCTCTCGCCATCGCCGGCAGCTTTGCCTATCAGCGCGGTATTCCTGCGGAAAACATCATCTATTTGAAGGGCGATACCACATGGAGTACAGCCCCTTATTATTGCTCTTACGCCGCGTTCCTTGAGCATATTTATCGCCCGGTAGTCGCTGAGCTGGAGGAACGAAAATTGTCCCATGTATTGGCATGGGTTTACTCTTCCGGCTTCCCTGTGCGGATCAATACGGGGAAAACGGATGCGCTGTCTTTGCAGGGCGCCACATGGCTGGGCGGCGCGCTCCCGAGCGCTGATGATATAAAAAAAGGGGCATACCGTTCACCGATTTATCCGGGGCCCGATCCTGATTCATCCCAGGTCGCGGCCATTGCCAGCTTTGCAACCCTGCACAATCGACACTCCGAAGCATGGAATTGGCCCAGTATGATGCTTGGATTCACAGGCGATCGAGGTAATTCCATTGCCGAAATTGATGCATGTATTAAGCGCGGTGCGCTGTCTGATGGTTCGAAACCCCGTGGAACTGTATTCCTTGTGACCAATAATGATGTTCGATCCAAATGCAGAGCATGGATGTTTCAAACCGTGATCGATCAATTGAAGTTACGCGGAATTATGTCTGAAACGGTCGGAAAAGCACCCCGAAATGTACCTCATATTTTGGGAATCATGGATGGACTGGCTCATGTGACACCTAAGCAATGCGGGACATTTCAGGCGGGTGCCTATGCCGATCACCTCACCAGTTGTGGCGCAATATTCAATGAGCCGGAACAGACCAAATGTACGGAATGGATTTCTGCAGGTGCTACGGCAACAGCCGGGGCAGTGGTGGAGCCCTATGCCTTGTGGACTAAATTTCCAACCCCCATTTTTTTCGTTCATTATGCGTCGGGCCTATCTATGATAGAATCGCTATATCAGTCACTGCGATGCCCGTTGCAGGTGCTGTTGCTCGGAGAACCATTGGCATGCCCCTGGCGCTCATGGTTTTCGGTCACGACCATAAAGCTGGAGGAAAATCCCGGGGAACGTACCCTGACATTTATTTCGCAGGTACTTCCCCGTTTACCTATGCGAATGAGTTTTTCCTACTACTTGGATGGCCGCGAAATAGCCAAAAATACGGGAGACGTATTGAAGCTGGATGCAAATAAATGCGGGGATGGATGGCATCGCCTTCGAGTGGTCGCTGAAACAACCGGTTCCATTCGTCATAGTTCTTTCAGTATTCACGATTTCTATGTATCCATGCATGATACAACGATCCAGTGGACGCAATTGCAGCGTGCCAAACCCGGCTCCTTAGCTCACTCGTATGACACCACCTTGAGCACGTCGTTTGTTCCTGGTCGAATCGGACTCATGAGCAACGGACGCATCATTTACGAGCAAATAGGGACGAACAACACGATGACCATCCCGTTTCCTCCGAAAACGGCCTCGCTCGGATACCAGACATGGCAGGCTTTTGCGGATCAGGGCACAACACGCATTTTTTCTGAGCCATATGTCATTCAGGTGACGAAATAGCAAATGTTCGCATCC is a window of Spartobacteria bacterium DNA encoding:
- a CDS encoding TIGR03790 family protein — encoded protein: MKNGWRGILLLFVLISMRCYALAPHELLLIVNENDSSSLAIAGSFAYQRGIPAENIIYLKGDTTWSTAPYYCSYAAFLEHIYRPVVAELEERKLSHVLAWVYSSGFPVRINTGKTDALSLQGATWLGGALPSADDIKKGAYRSPIYPGPDPDSSQVAAIASFATLHNRHSEAWNWPSMMLGFTGDRGNSIAEIDACIKRGALSDGSKPRGTVFLVTNNDVRSKCRAWMFQTVIDQLKLRGIMSETVGKAPRNVPHILGIMDGLAHVTPKQCGTFQAGAYADHLTSCGAIFNEPEQTKCTEWISAGATATAGAVVEPYALWTKFPTPIFFVHYASGLSMIESLYQSLRCPLQVLLLGEPLACPWRSWFSVTTIKLEENPGERTLTFISQVLPRLPMRMSFSYYLDGREIAKNTGDVLKLDANKCGDGWHRLRVVAETTGSIRHSSFSIHDFYVSMHDTTIQWTQLQRAKPGSLAHSYDTTLSTSFVPGRIGLMSNGRIIYEQIGTNNTMTIPFPPKTASLGYQTWQAFADQGTTRIFSEPYVIQVTK
- a CDS encoding FHA domain-containing protein yields the protein MIYKLIFKNGPSAGRSISIQHGSIIIGRADGCSIRLTDPYLADQHCEIEWRGSRAVLKRLCAHGRISINGEHVEKEQTLANGDVLELGGIQLGFIRPRDPLTEQVRRVGFIQSLTFVAVALILLLELLFLVGLSLWRVDKMALPPKIDEIKPAPVEEKHVVQMPTDTPTPTATPTATWTPTPSPTPTWTPTATPTATATPTPTPEPTATPAPTSTPTVVPIPTATPTTEPTATPTVVPVPTATPTTEPTATPVVVPAPTATPITEPTAMPTAVPAPTATPITEPTATPTVVPAPTATPTMVPTPTPIPTPQPTAIPTFIPTPTAEPVVPDDQLEVQRKIEERVEAYENLETRLGVNETPLALIARPMVLEAFPDLIHENYKEADIQVERAQIVAPDYFSTYTLRAKIMMKQHRYSEAVNQLVKLKRIAGEGPWSNYADRLLERVQALQFRHEKRQGNTTDTPQ